From Columba livia isolate bColLiv1 breed racing homer chromosome 7, bColLiv1.pat.W.v2, whole genome shotgun sequence, one genomic window encodes:
- the LOC102090155 gene encoding LOW QUALITY PROTEIN: dehydrogenase/reductase SDR family member 9 (The sequence of the model RefSeq protein was modified relative to this genomic sequence to represent the inferred CDS: inserted 2 bases in 2 codons) produces the protein MKIDSEGLWGLVNNAGIIGPSVPTDWLDIXPIEVNLIGLINVTIHMLLLIRKANGRIVNVFSVGGHLAFSGGDYFPTKFGVEGFNDSLRRDMKAFGDKVCCIQPGLFKTPLSNPAKIMKEKELIWNKLPLDIKKQYGEGYFQKDASKKQKLAKICFNKDISPGIQCMEHALTSLHPHAHYVVGQDAKLFWNPLSRMLAVIQDXLLWNRVEIAASHAK, from the exons ATGAAAATTGATTCAGAGG gTCTCTGGGGACTTGTCAATAATGCCGGGATTATAGGGCCATCAGTTCCTACAGACTGGTTGGATA GACCAATTGAAGTTAATTTAATTGGACTCATAAATGTTACAATACATATGCTTCTCTtgataagaaaagcaaatgggagGATAGTAAATGTATTCAGTGTTGGAGGTCACCTAGCATTCAGTGGTGGAGACTATTTTCCTACAAAGTTTGGGGTAGAAGGATTTAATGACAGCTTAAG AAGGGATATGAAAGCTTTTGGAGATAAGGTTTGTTGCATTCAACCTGGACTGTTCAAAACACCATTATCCAATCCAGCAAAGATTATGAAAGAGAAGGAGCTCATTTGGAATAAGCTCCCTCTTGACATTAAAAAGCAATATGGAGAGGGGTATTTTCAGAAAG ATGCATCCAAGAAACAGAAACTGGCCAAGATTTGTTTTAACAAGGACATTTCACCAGGAATTCAGTGCATGGAGCATGCCCTAACAAGCCTCCATCCACATGCCCACTATGTTGTTGGGCAGGATGCTAAGTTGTTTTGGAACCCCCTCTCAAGAATGCTAGCAGTTATACAAG TACTGCTGTGGAACAGAGTAGAGATTGCAGCTTCCCATGCAAAGTAA